In Miscanthus floridulus cultivar M001 chromosome 8, ASM1932011v1, whole genome shotgun sequence, the sequence GTTGAGATCAACGGTAGTTGAGAGGGGATCGATCTTGAGTTCTTGAGTTGTTGATCGATGGCGCTGAGGAGAATCATCAAGGAGCTCAAGGACCTGCAGAGGGATCCACCCACGTCCTGCAGCGCAGGTACATATATGTACTCCGtatatatgtatgtttcagtcaGTTAGTGAGTTTGATAAAGAAGAAGGCGGATTCAGTCTTCAGAGTGAATGAAATTGTTTTCTGTATTTCTGATGAATTGAAATCTGGTGCTCTCTGGCATGCAGGGCCTGTGTCTGACGACATGTTCCACTGGCAAGCGACCATCATAGGCCCCAGTGACAGCCCCTACTCGGGGGGCGTCTTCCTGGTCACCATCCATTTCCCTCCAGACTACCCTTTCAAGCCTCCCAAGGTCGGTcggtctgtctgtctgtctgatAATCTGATGATGGCTTAATCTCTGACTGAACTGAAGAATCTAAACTCAGCTCACTAACTGAAGCATCTCGCATGCAATGAATGCAATTGCAGGTGGCGTTCAAGACGAAGGTGTTCCACCCGAACATCAACAGCAACGGGAACATCTGCCTGGACATCCTCAAGGAGCAGTGGAGCCCGGCCCTGACGGTCTCCAAGGTGCTGCTCTCCGTCTGCTCGCTGCTCACCGACCCCAACCCGGACGACCCGCTCGTCCCGGAGATCGCTCACATGTGCAAGACCGACCGACTCAGGTACGAGTCCACCGCCAGGGGATGGACGCACAAGTACGCCATGGGATGATGCAGTGAGGCTGGCGGGCGGGCAACATCGTATCCAAATGTTCTTTTTAACGTACCTAACAGCAGGAGGAGCTCTGCGTTTCGTTTCAATTAAGAGGAGAGAGGTTCTATGTATGTGTATGTACAAGAACTGTGTCCGAATGGATGTACCATCACAATCACATATAAATGCAAGTGAACAATAAgatttaaattttgattttgaTGGCCTTTTGTTTCTGAATCCAAGTGTTGCATTGGAAAGGAATGGCAGGTCATTGT encodes:
- the LOC136470952 gene encoding ubiquitin-conjugating enzyme E2 28-like, translating into MALRRIIKELKDLQRDPPTSCSAGPVSDDMFHWQATIIGPSDSPYSGGVFLVTIHFPPDYPFKPPKVAFKTKVFHPNINSNGNICLDILKEQWSPALTVSKVLLSVCSLLTDPNPDDPLVPEIAHMCKTDRLRYESTARGWTHKYAMG